In Archangium violaceum, the following are encoded in one genomic region:
- a CDS encoding cytochrome c maturation protein CcmE codes for MTQQNRNRLIAVVALLVAGAGLALVAFGNIGENLVYYWRPSEMLAQGEKAYGPTIRLGGQVKPGSIQWNEQHTTLNFEVMDSEQPDAAHVMVRTTEVPPQMFRERIGVVVEGTFDKSRVFEGSRLMVNHSNEYRAPKTDDDVKKMFEEMQKQEATTAAVRNP; via the coding sequence ATGACTCAGCAGAACCGCAACCGCCTCATCGCCGTGGTGGCCCTGCTGGTGGCCGGAGCGGGCCTGGCCCTGGTGGCCTTCGGCAACATCGGTGAGAACCTCGTCTACTACTGGCGGCCCTCGGAGATGCTGGCCCAGGGCGAGAAGGCCTACGGCCCCACCATCCGCCTGGGTGGCCAGGTGAAGCCGGGCAGCATCCAGTGGAACGAGCAGCACACCACCTTGAACTTCGAGGTGATGGACAGCGAGCAGCCCGACGCGGCGCACGTGATGGTGCGCACCACCGAGGTGCCGCCGCAGATGTTCCGCGAGCGCATCGGCGTGGTGGTGGAGGGCACCTTCGACAAGTCGCGGGTCTTCGAGGGCAGCCGGCTCATGGTGAACCACTCCAACGAGTACCGGGCGCCGAAGACGGATGACGACGTGAAGAAGATGTTCGAGGAGATGCAGAAGCAGGAAGCCACCACGGCGGCGGTGAGGAACCCGTGA
- the ccsA gene encoding cytochrome c biogenesis protein CcsA: protein MTVATLALLAVGTYLGLVWTPEDREMGHVYRIIYVHVPAMWMAMLALVLNFGLCVAYLFKSSWKTDALAEASGEVGLLFGSYGLVLGAIWGKPTWGTYWDWDPRLTAMAIMLVTYVAYMALRRFVEDPEKRAVWSSVVGIISFVNLPIVWFSVKWWRSLHQVQSTPKTVDPDMVLSLRVNAWASLMILTLFLLHRYRVALATREAEVALPEALPTDAPASRDNRASEVA, encoded by the coding sequence ATGACGGTGGCGACGCTGGCGCTGCTGGCGGTGGGCACGTACCTGGGACTGGTGTGGACGCCAGAGGACCGGGAGATGGGCCACGTCTACCGCATCATCTACGTGCACGTGCCGGCCATGTGGATGGCGATGCTGGCGCTGGTGCTGAACTTCGGCCTGTGCGTGGCCTACCTCTTCAAGTCGAGCTGGAAGACGGACGCGCTGGCGGAGGCCTCCGGCGAGGTGGGGCTGCTCTTCGGCAGCTACGGACTGGTGCTGGGCGCCATCTGGGGCAAGCCGACGTGGGGCACGTACTGGGACTGGGATCCGCGGCTCACCGCCATGGCGATCATGCTGGTGACGTACGTGGCCTACATGGCGCTGCGCCGCTTCGTGGAAGACCCCGAGAAGCGGGCGGTGTGGAGCTCGGTGGTGGGCATCATCTCGTTCGTGAACCTGCCCATCGTGTGGTTCTCGGTGAAGTGGTGGCGCAGCCTGCACCAGGTGCAGTCGACGCCGAAGACGGTGGACCCGGACATGGTGCTGTCGCTGCGCGTCAACGCCTGGGCCTCGCTGATGATCCTCACCCTCTTCCTGCTGCACCGCTACCGGGTGGCGCTCGCCACGCGTGAGGCGGAGGTGGCGCTGCCCGAGGCGCTCCCCACGGACGCGCCGGCCTCGCGGGACAACCGCGCTTCGGAGGTCGCCTGA
- a CDS encoding heme exporter protein CcmB, with the protein MKRVRPISLLKTVGVLLAKDLLIEWRTRARLNALIFFALATLLLFSFAVGPDSKVLARNAGGYLWLALLFASVLALGESFRVEQENLTLDGLRLAPADARAIFLSKAVGNALLLIALGALLIPVMVALYGVQVAMGVGPFATTLVLGCMAISAPGTVYSAIASNARARDVLLPLLLFPLIIPALLAAAKATSLVLQGDPMNQLGSWFGLLFGFNLIYWGLGFLLFPRVIED; encoded by the coding sequence ATGAAGCGCGTGCGACCCATCTCCCTGCTGAAGACGGTGGGGGTGCTGCTGGCCAAGGATCTGCTGATCGAATGGCGGACCCGCGCGCGGCTCAACGCGCTCATCTTCTTCGCGCTGGCCACGCTGCTGCTCTTCTCCTTCGCGGTGGGGCCGGACAGCAAGGTGCTGGCGCGCAACGCGGGCGGCTACCTGTGGCTGGCGCTGCTGTTCGCCAGCGTGCTCGCGCTGGGCGAGTCCTTCCGGGTGGAGCAGGAGAACCTCACCCTGGACGGGCTGCGGCTGGCCCCGGCGGACGCGCGCGCCATCTTCCTGTCGAAGGCGGTGGGCAACGCGCTGCTGCTCATCGCCCTGGGCGCCCTGCTGATTCCGGTGATGGTGGCCCTCTACGGGGTACAGGTGGCCATGGGGGTGGGACCTTTCGCTACCACCCTGGTGCTCGGCTGCATGGCCATCAGCGCGCCGGGCACGGTGTACTCGGCCATCGCGAGCAATGCGCGGGCAAGAGATGTGCTGCTCCCGCTGTTGCTGTTCCCGCTCATCATTCCAGCGCTGCTCGCCGCCGCGAAGGCGACATCGCTCGTGTTGCAGGGTGACCCGATGAATCAGCTCGGCTCATGGTTCGGGCTGCTCTTCGGGTTCAATCTGATTTATTGGGGGTTGGGATTCCTCCTGTTCCCCCGGGTCATCGAGGATTGA
- the ccmA gene encoding heme ABC exporter ATP-binding protein CcmA produces the protein MEAPSVAPPALALHDVSKRYGRRWALARLSYTLPQGRSLLLTGHNGSGKTTLLRLVATALSPTHGRVEVRGKDCVQDRETVRREVALLSHASFLYEDLTAHQNLVVLARLLGMDGPSDVAGELLTKVGLTKRSDSPVRQFSAGMRKRLAIARLLMKSPALALLDEPFGELDPSGIQDMEKIIGELKDSGVTVVLATHLIEQGMALCEERLHLQEGRAVAA, from the coding sequence ATGGAAGCTCCCTCCGTAGCGCCCCCCGCGCTGGCCCTTCACGATGTCAGCAAGCGATATGGACGTCGCTGGGCACTCGCGCGCCTCAGCTACACCCTGCCCCAGGGCCGCTCCCTGCTGCTCACGGGGCACAACGGCTCCGGAAAGACGACGCTGTTGCGGCTGGTGGCCACCGCGCTCTCCCCCACCCACGGCCGCGTGGAGGTGCGGGGCAAGGACTGCGTGCAGGACCGGGAGACCGTGCGGCGCGAGGTGGCGCTCCTGTCACACGCGAGCTTCCTCTACGAGGACCTCACCGCCCACCAGAACCTGGTGGTGCTGGCGAGGCTGCTCGGCATGGACGGGCCCTCGGACGTGGCCGGCGAGCTGCTCACGAAGGTGGGGCTGACGAAGCGCTCGGACAGTCCGGTGCGCCAGTTCTCCGCGGGCATGCGCAAGCGCCTGGCCATCGCCCGGCTGCTGATGAAGTCCCCCGCCCTGGCGCTGCTGGACGAGCCCTTCGGTGAGTTGGACCCCTCGGGCATCCAGGACATGGAGAAGATCATCGGCGAGCTGAAGGACTCGGGCGTCACCGTGGTACTGGCCACGCACCTCATCGAGCAGGGCATGGCCCTGTGCGAGGAGCGCCTGCACCTGCAAGAGGGCCGGGCGGTGGCGGCATGA
- a CDS encoding polysaccharide deacetylase family protein has protein sequence MAAWRRHQSGGRRILIVSYHRVVNDFSGELQRSIPGLLISQETFRKHLEGLAEADYEFASLGDALDVMAGRRTARKDLCVVTFDDGYRDVYRYGYPVLKEMGVPAITYLPADLIGTQQRFNHDRLFHLLRLLQSQQKQVLFDVMPGPAAELVEAVLTGRKRLSAALDDFIGQYPTATLVETIQALEARLEPGTPLLPEQGDLMDWEEVRRMARDGFEFGAHTLGHVVLTHEPLEVVEREVRESKALIEREAGITVRDFAYCNGWYSDEVIGVLKRNGFRSAVTTEDMSNLIGGDPFTLKRKVLWENFSVGLTGYSRSLTVCQLDDCFGVLGLREPVPGRRPQHSKAVLGNPLVVGPVGEVSW, from the coding sequence ATGGCGGCCTGGAGACGGCACCAGTCGGGTGGGCGCCGCATCCTCATCGTGAGCTACCACCGGGTGGTGAACGATTTCTCCGGGGAGCTCCAGCGCTCCATCCCGGGGCTGCTCATCTCCCAGGAGACGTTCCGCAAGCACCTGGAGGGGCTCGCCGAGGCCGACTACGAGTTCGCCTCCCTCGGCGATGCGCTGGACGTGATGGCCGGCAGGCGCACGGCGCGCAAGGACCTGTGCGTCGTCACCTTCGATGACGGCTACCGCGACGTGTACCGGTACGGCTACCCCGTCCTGAAGGAGATGGGCGTGCCGGCCATCACCTACCTGCCGGCGGACCTCATCGGCACCCAGCAGCGCTTCAACCACGATCGGCTCTTCCACCTGCTGCGGCTGCTGCAGTCCCAGCAGAAGCAGGTGCTGTTCGACGTGATGCCCGGGCCCGCCGCGGAGCTGGTGGAGGCGGTGCTCACCGGCCGCAAGCGGCTGTCCGCGGCGCTCGACGACTTCATCGGCCAGTACCCCACGGCCACGCTCGTGGAGACCATCCAGGCGCTGGAGGCGCGGCTCGAGCCCGGGACTCCGCTGCTCCCCGAGCAGGGGGACCTGATGGACTGGGAGGAGGTGCGGCGCATGGCCAGGGACGGCTTCGAGTTCGGCGCGCACACCCTGGGCCACGTGGTGCTCACGCACGAGCCGCTCGAGGTGGTGGAGCGCGAGGTGCGCGAGTCCAAGGCCCTCATCGAGCGCGAGGCCGGCATCACCGTGCGCGACTTCGCCTACTGCAACGGGTGGTACTCGGACGAGGTCATCGGCGTGCTCAAGCGCAATGGCTTCCGCTCGGCCGTCACCACCGAGGACATGTCCAACCTCATCGGCGGAGACCCGTTCACCCTCAAGCGCAAGGTGCTCTGGGAGAACTTCAGCGTGGGCCTGACGGGGTACTCGCGCAGCCTCACCGTGTGCCAGCTGGATGACTGCTTCGGCGTGCTGGGCCTGCGCGAGCCCGTGCCGGGCCGGCGTCCGCAGCACTCGAAGGCCGTTCTGGGCAACCCGCTCGTGGTGGGCCCGGTGGGGGAGGTGTCCTGGTGA